A window of the Desulfovibrio sp. Fe33 genome harbors these coding sequences:
- a CDS encoding carboxymuconolactone decarboxylase family protein: MNKNRRNVFKAYQGFTAAIKKGSAIEDKYQSLILIACSILSQCDMCISLHVQNAVTCGATKDEIIDAGLLAVAMGGSPKMMYMRYVYEELDKLYE; encoded by the coding sequence ATGAACAAGAACCGTCGGAACGTCTTCAAGGCGTACCAAGGGTTCACCGCCGCCATCAAAAAAGGCAGCGCCATCGAGGACAAGTACCAGTCCCTGATTCTTATCGCCTGTTCCATCCTGTCCCAGTGCGATATGTGTATTTCCCTCCACGTCCAGAACGCCGTGACCTGCGGCGCGACCAAGGACGAGATCATCGATGCGGGACTGCTGGCCGTCGCCATGGGCGGCTCCCCCAAGATGATGTACATGCGGTACGTGTACGAAGAGCTCGACAAGCTCTACGAATAG
- a CDS encoding ABC transporter ATP-binding protein/permease — protein MPHPNDSKRITKTSLYSWVLYKSIPLQLAVVGIIVITVAMRVVPLEMQKRIINQAIGMKDIPALWRYCALYIGAVTLAGVLKFLINLMQVHIGERALKTIRERLYDHLLSLPIQFYRRTSPGNVISYLITEFIPVATFVGQAVAVPAVNILTFLAMAGYMINLNPTIGLISISIYPVELFVLPRIQKYFRRANRSRIEHTQTLSGLVGEAVSGVHEVHSNASIPLERQRFSNVLNKLYKATVLQNGIKFGIKFVNNFFMSLGPFVLFLIGGWYAIQGRFDVGAIVAFLSAYEKLYDPWKELMEFWQVYQDSSVRYNQIMRAFDHSPEFKQTAEGRAPYILDNDVDIRDLSFVVGGNVRLLDNITLRVEGGEHVALVGFSGSGKSTLALCVAQLYKYTSGSILLGGREVSELTKQDISYNLGMVAQHPFIFDGTIKENLLYSCRSLAMQGGSCPGGEEPSLDDLIKISQQVGLFTDVLAAAMRSKLDPEANNESLKEAILASRREFQEGEAGMYADVAEHIEFFNTDSYSRYMTVAENIAFGAANAEQFDQEHLHAHPEFQQFLENHGLMAHLIVLGETLTRMVTDELGPEPSHEDFRKCPIPEEEYGEYQKTANRLDSGEPLSEQEKGLILKLAMAYTPGIHKQVPLDKGFANRVVRSRQDFMTLVTELYPKAFTFFCQDEYIDSLNIQDNILFGRVRSDAQGAEEEINHRIMQALIMQGSLEPVVEMGLNFQVGSMGDRLSGGQRQKVALARTLLKAPPVLILDEATAALDNKSQARVQNILTNNWKGKSTVLAVIHRLDMLPHYDKVVVLKAGRIVEQGAYQELLEKKGALYSLIHGKEE, from the coding sequence ATGCCACACCCCAACGACAGCAAGCGAATCACCAAGACGTCCCTTTATTCCTGGGTGCTGTACAAAAGCATTCCGCTCCAGCTCGCCGTGGTGGGCATCATCGTCATCACCGTGGCCATGCGCGTGGTCCCGCTGGAGATGCAGAAGCGGATCATCAACCAGGCCATCGGCATGAAGGATATCCCTGCCCTGTGGCGTTACTGCGCCCTCTACATCGGCGCCGTAACCCTGGCCGGGGTGCTCAAGTTTCTCATCAACCTGATGCAGGTGCACATCGGCGAGCGGGCCCTGAAAACCATCCGCGAACGGCTCTACGACCACCTGCTCTCCCTGCCGATCCAGTTCTACCGCCGCACCTCGCCCGGCAACGTCATTTCCTACCTGATAACCGAGTTCATCCCGGTAGCGACCTTCGTCGGCCAGGCCGTGGCCGTACCGGCGGTCAACATCCTGACCTTCCTCGCCATGGCCGGGTACATGATAAACCTCAACCCGACCATCGGGCTGATTTCCATTTCCATCTACCCGGTGGAGCTCTTCGTCCTGCCGCGCATCCAGAAATACTTCCGCAGGGCCAACCGCAGCCGCATAGAGCACACCCAGACGTTATCCGGCCTGGTGGGCGAAGCGGTGTCCGGCGTGCACGAAGTTCACTCCAACGCCTCGATCCCGCTTGAGCGGCAGCGCTTTTCCAATGTGCTGAACAAGCTCTACAAGGCCACGGTTCTGCAAAACGGCATCAAGTTCGGCATCAAGTTCGTGAACAACTTCTTCATGAGCCTGGGGCCCTTCGTCCTCTTCCTCATCGGCGGCTGGTACGCCATCCAGGGCCGGTTCGACGTGGGCGCCATCGTGGCCTTCCTGTCCGCCTACGAAAAGCTCTACGACCCGTGGAAGGAGCTCATGGAATTCTGGCAAGTCTACCAGGACAGTTCGGTGCGCTACAACCAGATCATGCGGGCCTTCGACCACTCGCCCGAATTCAAGCAGACCGCCGAAGGCCGCGCCCCGTACATCCTGGACAACGACGTGGACATCCGCGATCTCTCCTTCGTGGTGGGCGGCAACGTCCGGCTGCTCGACAACATTACCCTCCGCGTCGAAGGCGGCGAACATGTGGCCCTGGTGGGCTTCTCCGGCTCGGGCAAATCCACCCTGGCCCTGTGCGTCGCCCAGCTCTACAAATACACCAGCGGCTCCATCCTGCTCGGCGGGCGCGAGGTCTCGGAGCTGACCAAACAGGACATCTCCTACAACCTCGGCATGGTGGCCCAGCACCCGTTCATCTTCGACGGCACGATCAAGGAAAACCTCCTTTACTCCTGCCGATCCCTGGCCATGCAGGGCGGAAGCTGTCCCGGCGGCGAAGAGCCCAGCCTGGATGATCTCATCAAGATATCCCAACAGGTGGGGCTGTTTACCGACGTGCTGGCCGCAGCCATGCGCTCCAAGCTTGACCCCGAAGCGAACAACGAGTCCCTCAAGGAGGCTATCCTGGCCTCCCGCCGCGAATTCCAGGAAGGCGAGGCGGGCATGTATGCCGACGTCGCCGAACACATCGAGTTCTTCAACACCGACTCATACTCCCGCTACATGACCGTGGCCGAAAACATCGCCTTCGGCGCGGCCAATGCCGAGCAGTTCGACCAGGAGCATCTCCATGCCCACCCCGAGTTCCAGCAGTTCCTCGAAAATCACGGGTTGATGGCGCATTTGATCGTTCTTGGCGAAACCCTTACCCGCATGGTCACGGACGAACTGGGACCGGAGCCTTCCCACGAGGATTTCCGAAAGTGCCCCATTCCCGAAGAGGAATACGGCGAATACCAGAAGACGGCCAACCGCCTCGATTCCGGGGAGCCCCTGTCCGAACAGGAAAAGGGCCTCATCCTCAAGCTGGCCATGGCATACACCCCCGGCATCCACAAGCAGGTGCCCCTGGACAAGGGATTCGCCAACCGGGTGGTCCGCTCCCGCCAGGACTTCATGACCCTGGTTACGGAACTCTACCCCAAGGCCTTCACCTTCTTCTGCCAAGACGAGTACATCGACTCCCTGAACATCCAGGACAACATCCTGTTCGGCCGTGTGCGCTCGGATGCGCAGGGGGCCGAGGAGGAGATCAACCACCGGATCATGCAGGCGTTGATAATGCAAGGCTCCCTGGAGCCGGTGGTGGAGATGGGCCTCAACTTCCAGGTGGGTTCCATGGGCGACCGGCTGTCCGGGGGACAGCGGCAAAAGGTGGCTCTGGCCCGGACCCTGCTCAAGGCGCCGCCCGTCCTCATCCTGGACGAGGCCACGGCCGCCCTGGACAACAAGTCCCAGGCCCGGGTGCAGAACATCCTGACCAACAACTGGAAGGGCAAGTCCACGGTCCTGGCGGTCATCCACCGCCTGGACATGCTGCCGCACTACGACAAGGTGGTGGTCCTCAAGGCGGGCCGCATAGTGGAACAGGGCGCATACCAGGAGCTTCTGGAAAAAAAGGGCGCGCTGTATTCCCTGATTCACGGCAAAGAAGAATAA